The stretch of DNA ATTCTAACAACCAATGAATCGTGTTGCAGGTGCGGTTTTGCTCCCGTGCCAGGAATTATCGAGGTGATGGTCCATCCCTTGAGCAACTGCTCGATTCTGATCTTCTGCGACCTCCTTGGTGAGTCGAGTTCCACACAGAACAAAGGGCGTTATAATGACGTGTCTCGCAAACGGGTTATCAATGGGCTGTTAGGGCTTCTCGAACAAGAAAACGGCGGCGGCTTGATATTGTCCGCATCTGTTCTCGATGGCAAGCGGGCGATGATACATGACCGAAGGGCAATCTCCTCAATCCGGTTTCGCAATCCCCTGGTGGCCGGTCATCGTGACTATCGCCGTCTGGGCGATCACGGAATGCCTTTATCTGTTTGGTTATCAGCAGGCACCTTTGGGAACTGTCTTTGACGGGTTTGTGGGGACGACTGATGACCAGAACATGTATTTTTCCTTCATCCGTCAAAGCGCCGACGGGCATTGGCTGTTCACCAACCGATTGACGCATATCCCGCACCAACCGGCGCTGTTCAATCTGGAATGGCTCATGGTCGGTAAGCTGATGACATTACTGGGCGGATCGCAGCGGTGGGCCTATTCGATTTGGCGGGCCATCGGGACGGCTGTGCTCATTTTTGGATTTTGGAGTCTGGCCTGCGCAGCACTGCGCTCGCAATTTCATCGCCGAGTCGCCCTGTTGCTGTGTGCGTTTGGATGCGGATTTGGTTGGGTTTTTCTGATTTTGGAAAAAGCCGGCCTCACAGCAAAATGGCCGGCGGCCATGCTCGACCTTTCGGACGCCATTTATCCGTTCGGGCAGATCCTGATCAATCCCCACCTCTCGATATCGCACGGATTATCGTTGCTCTTTCTTGCGGCATTTATTGTCGGTGAGAAAACTGAACAACCGCGCTGGTATGGATTCGCTGCGGCGATTGCCGTGCTGCACGGGCTGATTCGTCCCTACGATTTGATTCTCCTGACCGGCGTGATCCCCCTGTATTGCCTGTTGGAGTCGGTCGTCACGCGCAGTTTTTCGTGGAGGAAGCTCGGTCTTCGCGCGGTGCCGTTGATCGCGATTGCCCCATTGGTTGGCTATTACGTTTGGTTGTTCCATTACCACCCCGTTTTTAAATATTGGGCCGGGCAAGGCGCCGTTAAGGAGATGCCCTTGGGGGGGCACCTCTTCAGCTTTGGTGCGATTGGGTTGCTCTGTGCCGTGCGATTGTGCTGTTTTCGCCGCTATCCGCTCAACGGACCGGCCGACCGATTGCTCTGCGTTTGGATTGCCGGAGCACTGGTGTTGGTGCATGCCAACAAACTACCGCTGTTTAGCTTCTTGCCCTACAGCCCGGTGTTTGGCATCACGTTGATTACGCCCATGGTCATCTTGGCGGTCCCTTTGAGCGATGCGATTAAAAATCGATTGGCCACCCGTCGTGTCCGGGTTTTGGTGGGTGTGTTCGTGGTCTTGATCGCCATCAATTCACTGGGCAGCGGAGTGTGGGTGTTGAAGACGGTCTATAACCTCCGGTCGTTTCCTGATCACTACATCGCTACGACCGATGCCCAAGCATTCGACTGGTTGAATACACATAGCCAGGAATCGGATGTTGTACTGAGCACGCTGTATACGGGAAATCGCATGGCCAAACAGGTCTCCGCCCGGATGGTGCTGGGCCATTGGTCCGTCACCCCACACGTCCGCGAAATGACCCGCACGGCTGTGGATTTTTATGCTGGAGAAATGTCGCCGACCAGCGCCAAAGCATTCCTGGATGAGTTGGATGCCGAATGGATCTATGTGGGGCGCGACGAAGAACAGTTCGGAACGATCGCGCTAGAAGAAATTCCGGGAGTGACCCTCAGCTATGCCAATGACGAGGTGCGGATTTACTCTTACAGCGGTGCGGCACACGATCCAGAATGATGGGTTGGCTAAACCGTCGGTTGCTTGGTGAAATATTATTCCAAATGGCGACGGATTTCCTGAGCGGCCATGCGCACGGCGGATTGAATGGCCGGAACTTGGCAGAGCGCGTTAGAATTCCCAAAATCATGCGTTAAGCCGTTCACCCGCACGCACACCACGTCCACACCTGCTTCACCGAGCTTGCGGGCATACGCTTCTCCCTCGTCGCGCAGCACATCGAATTCCGCCGTCTGGATCAACGTGGGCGGCAGTCCGTTGAGTTGATCGAGCGTGGCGCTAAGCGGCGAAGCCCAGATACTGCCGCGTTCGGATTCGTCGGTCGTGTAATGGTCCCAGAACCAATACATCATGGCGCGGGTCAGAAAATAGCCTTCGTGAAACTGTGCATACGAAGCGGTGTCGAAACGCGCATCGGTGACCGGCCAGAATAAGACCTGTTGGCGAATCGGTGGTCCGTTTTCCAGTCGACATCGTAGGGCCACCGCCGCAGCCAAATTGCCGCCGGCGCTGTTTCCTACCACTGACAGACGACTCCCATCCACGCCGATTTGCTCGCCATGCTCGGCGACCCACTGAGTCGCCGCATAGACCTGATTCAAGGCGACCGGATAACGCGCTTCGGGCGAACGTTCGTAGTCGACGAACACGGCAACCGCTCCCGACTGGGAGACAAGCTCGCGCACAAATCGCTCGTGCGTCGAAAAGTCACCAATCACCCAACCGCCGCCATGAAAAAACATGAATCCCGGCAACAGGTCTTTGGACTGCGAGGGACGAACGATGACCAACCGAATCTCGTGCCCGTCGACCGTGATGGTTTTCTCCAACACGTCCGCCGGAGGAAGATCAAACGGCACGGATGACTGGGCATCCGTCATCATCTCACGCGCTTCGGCAGGGCTGACGGTCTCCATGGCAGGAATGTTGCTGCGATTGAATTCGTCCAGAAGTAGTTTCGTCGTGCGTTCCATCACCGGCTGGCGAAAGTTCTGAGAATCAAAGGGTGAGTCGGCAGTCGATGTCATCGCAAGGTTTCCGAGTCAGGTGTATTGAATGATGTTCTCTGCAGCAGATTGTGTGAACAGTATGCGTCTGAAGATTATTTGTCGAGCAATTCCAGACACTCCAATTCTGCGCACAGCCGCAGCAGAGGGATTTCGTTGTGCCCTGCCCCAGGGATCTTGATGAATTGGCCATCAGCGGCCGCCTCTGCCAATTCGCGTCCATGAGCCACAGGAACCATATCGTCCTCGGTACCGTGAAACACGACGACTGGTGCTGTCACACGCGTAATGCGTTCAATAGAGGGCCAACGATCGAGCAGAAGATACTGAAACGGAAACAGCGGGTAAAGCCCAGCGACTGTGCGGGGCATCGAGACGAACGTCGCATTCAAAATCAATGCTCCAGGCTGTGGCGGGTTCGCATTTTCCGATGTCCACAACGAGAGCGCCACCGCTCCGCCTAGGGACTCGCCAAAAATGACAATACGTCCCGGTTCGTAGCCAAGGTCCCCGCAGGCATAGTTCCAGACGCGCATCGCATCGGATGCCAGATGTTGTTCCGATGGCGAACCGGAACTGTCGCCGTAGCCGCGGTAGTCGAAGATCAACACATCAAATCCGCAGCGGACAACCTCGCGCAGGTCGTTGATCCGTTCGTATCGGTTTAATGAATTGCCGGGAAAATAGACAACCAACGGCCTTTGAACTGCGCCATCATCGCCGGCTTGCTGCATCAACCAGCCGTTGAGCTTCTCTCCATCTGGCGTCTGAATCTGAACATCGCGGACCGCTTCCGCATCAAGCCCCACGGTCGTTACCCGCAGATCGTTGGCCACGGTTGGTCGATAGATCAACTTGCGTTGTAACACAACAAAGATAATCACGACCGCCAGATAGGGTACGAGCAGATAGAGCACAACTGCGCGGCGTATCCGTTTCCACCACCCCACTTTGAGGGGCGGCGGTGTTCCGGTGAGTTGTTGATCACCTGCGGCGTCCAAATAACGCTCCCGGTCGGGCCCTCAAAGTCTGCTGACAACTCCACAGATGCGCCCGCCGGACGATGGGGTGATCCCATCGCCGGCGGTGGCGATCGATCTACTTGGGCATCGGCAAAACAATCACAGCGTTCTCAGCAAAGGTGGCTTCGCCCTCTTTGCCGTTGATGCGATATTTGACAGTCAATTCCTTGCTGGAACCGGGAGCCGGGTCTCCGCCGAAGCTTTTGTTATAACTTCGTTTGCTCAACAAAATCAGCGGCAAATCGCGGACCTGTTTTTGCAAATTCTTGGTGACATCCTTGTACGTGTTCCCGGCTCCATACTTCGCTTCGATGATTTCCAGCTTGATCTTTTCCAAGCCTGCTTGCGCCAAAAGCTTTTGCACGTTGCCTCCTTTGTCCCCCAATTTCTGGGCGATGACCAACGTGGATTCGTAAGCTTTGTCTTTGACCTCAGGATCGGCCAGAGAATCGATGGCCAGTTTGAGCGTCTCGGCATTCGGATACCGCGCCAGCACTTCCAACACCAATTTGCGCTCGGCCGCCCTGCGCGAAGCGTCCAGCGCCTTACCACACATTTCCGCACGTTGGTCTTCAGGCAGATTGAACTGCCGCGCGATGCGGACATAACCCCGCAGCGCACGCACGTGATATTTTTCCGCCGGAAGTGTTTTCGCCAAGTCGAGTAGTACCGGCGCCGCATCGGCGGTCATCCATTTCCCCAGCAACGCGCTGCTGGACTCTTGCAGTGGAATACTGTTGCTTTTCGCCGCTTCGGCAATCGTCGCTAGCGCATTCGTGCCGCCCATTTCGGCTAGGATTTCGAGCAGGGCAACTTTGGTCGGGACGGACTTCGTTTGTTTAACCGCTTCGGCCAGTTGAGCCGCGCAGGCTTCCCGATCCGGCATGCGAATGCTCGCCGCCTTCAATGCCCGCTGAGCGACCGGTGTATCTTCGGAATGCTTCGGCTTGGTCGCCCGGGCGATGAGGGCGGATAGATTCTCTAGTTCGACCGTTTCGCCGAGTGACGATAATGCGGCATGCCGCACGTCCGCATCATCATGGTCCAAGGCTTTGAGTAGCGTGGGGACGGCCGCAATGCGACGCGTTCCGACAACCTCCAACAGCAGCGGATATTTTTTGCCTTCAGCAGCGGGTAGGAGCGCGACGACCTGTGCGTTCACGTTTTCCCCGGGAAGATCGGCCAATGTGGCTTTCGCAGCTTGCGTCAGTTCCTTATTGCCTTCGGTCGCGATATTCAGCAGTGCCGAGAGACAGGAAGCATCCCCCACGCGGCCGAGCGCGTCAATGG from Symmachiella dynata encodes:
- a CDS encoding alpha/beta hydrolase yields the protein MTSTADSPFDSQNFRQPVMERTTKLLLDEFNRSNIPAMETVSPAEAREMMTDAQSSVPFDLPPADVLEKTITVDGHEIRLVIVRPSQSKDLLPGFMFFHGGGWVIGDFSTHERFVRELVSQSGAVAVFVDYERSPEARYPVALNQVYAATQWVAEHGEQIGVDGSRLSVVGNSAGGNLAAAVALRCRLENGPPIRQQVLFWPVTDARFDTASYAQFHEGYFLTRAMMYWFWDHYTTDESERGSIWASPLSATLDQLNGLPPTLIQTAEFDVLRDEGEAYARKLGEAGVDVVCVRVNGLTHDFGNSNALCQVPAIQSAVRMAAQEIRRHLE
- a CDS encoding alpha/beta hydrolase, whose amino-acid sequence is MDAAGDQQLTGTPPPLKVGWWKRIRRAVVLYLLVPYLAVVIIFVVLQRKLIYRPTVANDLRVTTVGLDAEAVRDVQIQTPDGEKLNGWLMQQAGDDGAVQRPLVVYFPGNSLNRYERINDLREVVRCGFDVLIFDYRGYGDSSGSPSEQHLASDAMRVWNYACGDLGYEPGRIVIFGESLGGAVALSLWTSENANPPQPGALILNATFVSMPRTVAGLYPLFPFQYLLLDRWPSIERITRVTAPVVVFHGTEDDMVPVAHGRELAEAAADGQFIKIPGAGHNEIPLLRLCAELECLELLDK
- a CDS encoding HEAT repeat domain-containing protein; the encoded protein is MARGFILFAVVVGIATTSLRADNAAKASSEKEQELLAVLRSDAPPAEKAITCKLLAIHGSDAAVPDLAELLSNEQLASWSRIALEAIPGSTAGEALRNATDSLDGQLLVGVLNSIGVRQDAQAVELLTKRLQDDDVEVASAAAVALGHIGNSEATQVLRKSLAAGPEKIRSAIAEGCVLCAEQSLAAGDAAVAVEIYDEVRNADVPQQRIIEGLRGAILARGQDGIPLLIEQFQSPDKAKFQLALGTAREFPGDKVDQALADELARAKPQRAALIVQAMADRPETVILPAILQAAAKGPQAVRLSAIDALGRVGDASCLSALLNIATEGNKELTQAAKATLADLPGENVNAQVVALLPAAEGKKYPLLLEVVGTRRIAAVPTLLKALDHDDADVRHAALSSLGETVELENLSALIARATKPKHSEDTPVAQRALKAASIRMPDREACAAQLAEAVKQTKSVPTKVALLEILAEMGGTNALATIAEAAKSNSIPLQESSSALLGKWMTADAAPVLLDLAKTLPAEKYHVRALRGYVRIARQFNLPEDQRAEMCGKALDASRRAAERKLVLEVLARYPNAETLKLAIDSLADPEVKDKAYESTLVIAQKLGDKGGNVQKLLAQAGLEKIKLEIIEAKYGAGNTYKDVTKNLQKQVRDLPLILLSKRSYNKSFGGDPAPGSSKELTVKYRINGKEGEATFAENAVIVLPMPK